From Ananas comosus cultivar F153 linkage group 8, ASM154086v1, whole genome shotgun sequence, one genomic window encodes:
- the LOC109714627 gene encoding uncharacterized protein LOC109714627 — MSARCGPLLVNNDRTLAEVTFADAHRISTTVTHSAVIVADWINETIQGCSGGGPCQRHRVGLEVACQPNGNIVLLQLCVGSRCLIYQLLHRDRGTNPPRELFAFLDDARFFFVGAGVEVVAYGLQREHGFSVRNTADLGDTAAIRLGREDLRQAGLERLAREVMRVEMDTPAEVRWSEWWRRDLSQEQIACACAEAFVSFELGRILFPIKPN; from the coding sequence ATGTCGGCGAGGTGCGGACCGCTCCTGGTGAACAACGACAGGACCTTGGCCGAGGTGACCTTCGCCGATGCCCACCGCATCTCCACGACCGTCACCCACTCCGCGGTCATCGTCGCCGACTGGATCAACGAAACCATCCAAGgctgcagcggcggcggcccctGCCAACGCCACCGCGTCGGTCTGGAGGTCGCCTGCCAGCCGAACGGCAACATCGTGCTCCTCCAGCTCTGCGTCGGCAGCCGCTGCCTCATCTACCAGCTACTGCACCGCGACCGCGGCACCAACCCCCCTCGCGAGCTCTTCGCGTTCCTCGATGACGCCCGGTTCTTCTTCGTCGGGGCTGGCGTGGAGGTTGTCGCCTACGGGCTGCAGAGGGAGCATGGCTTCTCGGTGAGGAATACGGCAGACCTCGGGGACACAGCGGCAATAAGGCTGGGCCGGGAGGATCTCCGGCAGGCCGGGCTGGAGCGGCTGGCGAGGGAGGTGATGCGGGTGGAGATGGACACGCCCGCGGAAGTGCGGTGGAGCGAGTGGTGGCGGCGAGACCTGAGCCAGGAGCAGATCGCCTGCGCGTGCGCCGAGGCCTTCGTCTCTTTTGAGCTCGGCAGGATCCTCTTCCCgataaaaccaaattaa
- the LOC109714626 gene encoding uncharacterized protein LOC109714626, whose product IPLLSPSSSSLLLLPLSLSLQRSNDSNKEARIEEEGEENVGEVRTTPGEQRQDLGRGDLRRCLSHLYDRHPLRRRRRRLDQRHCPKLHRQPPLRPSPHRRPGGRPPPEWRHRPPPALCRLPLPHLPAAAPQPRLDPPHRLYAFFVDMRFCFVGVGVEVVVYGLRREYGFTVRNTTDLGNAAARMRGREDLRRAGLELLAREVMCLEMDTPAEVRTSEWWRRDLSQEQIACACADAFVSFQLGCILLC is encoded by the coding sequence ATCCCCCtcctctctccttcctcttcttctcttcttctattacccctctctctctccctgcaACGATCCAACGACTCAAACAAGGAGGCAAGAatcgaagaagaaggagaagaaaatgtCGGCGAGGTGCGGACCACTCCTGGTGAACAACGACAGGACCTTGGCCGAGGTGACCTTCGCAGATGCCTGTCACATCTATACGACCGTCACCCACTCCGCCGACGTCGTCGCCGACTGGATCAACGACACTGTCCAAAGCTGCACCGACAACCGCCCCTCCGCCCGTCGCCACATCGTCGGCCTGGAGGCCGCCCGCCACCCGAATGGCGACATCGTCCTCCTCCAGCTCTGTGCCGGCTTCCGCTGCCTCATCTACCAGCTGCTGCACCGCAACCGCGGCTCGACCCCCCGCACCGGCTCTACGCATTCTTTGTCGACATGCGGTTCTGCTTCGTCGGGGTCGGCGTGGAGGTGGTCGTCTACGGGCTGCGGAGGGAGTACGGCTTCACGGTGAGGAATACGACGGACCTGGGGAATGCGGCAGCAAGAATGCGGGGTCGCGAGGATCTGCGGCGGGCCGGGCTGGAGCTGCTGGCGAGGGAGGTGATGTGTCTGGAGATGGACACGCCGGCGGAAGTGCGGACGAGCGAGTGGTGGCGGCGAGACCTGAGCCAGGAGCAGATCGCCTGCGCGTGCGCCGACGCCTTCGTCTCCTTCCAGCTCGGGTGCATACTGTTATGTTAG